The DNA region CCGACCACGGTTTCTCCCAAAGACTTGGACAGCGTTGTACCATTTAACGGATACAGATGTCCTTTTTTGGCATGATATTGAACTTCCGCACTATCCAGAAGAATGATATCCCCGCTCTCCCCTACCGAAAATTGATTATCAAGCACTCGTTTATATGTATTTGGCTCCAAATTACGAAGACTTATTTCCACATGTTGAGAAGCTGCTGCTTCATTAGCCAATCTTTCAAACGACTGGAAGTCTGTCTTTGACATGGAGACTACAATCTCTAGTGGGGCATGTTGGTCCTCGCTGCGCGATGATGTGTTGGGAAATGCATCTTTCTCCTGGTCTCGTTCCTGATTCAGCTGTGAACCTCTAAAGTCAAAACTGGGAGACAGAATCGTTAACGAAAGCAGCAGTACTGCGAACAAAATAACCTGGTGCCCACGCTTCATTAACTTCTCCTCCTTGCTCCCTAATTTTTTCCTGCAACACTCATTGTAACAAATAAGTAGTGCTCTTGTCCTATCCTGCCAAAAAACAGTTTTCCGATATTTTGCATACTTCGAGCATATCGAGTTCTGTGCAATAACTGATTTTTATTTTTTCAGCAAAAAAACCGGCTCCAAGAGCCGGTTCTTTAGAAACATTTTCCGGGAAATAAACTCTTCTCAACCTTACAATAAATCCGCTGCAAGCTGAGCCAATTTGGAGCGTTCTCCTTTTTCCAGCATAATGTGTCCGCTGATTCCCTCCTGCTTGAATCGCTCCACAATATACGTCAGACCATTACTTGCTGAATCCAGGTAAGGATGGTCAATTTGCTCAGGGTCACCCATCAGAATAATTTTACTGCCCTCACCGACCCTTGATACAATGGTCTTCACTTCATGACGAGACAGGTTTTGGGCTTCATCAATAATGATGAACTGTCCTGGAATGGACCGTCCACGAATATAGGTCAAGGCTTCAACCTGAATACTGCCAAGCCCCATCAAAATTTTATCAATGTCGCCTGCTTTTTTGGTATCAAACAAAAATTCCAGATTATCATAAATCGGTTGCATCCACGGTCGGAGTTTTTCTTCCTTCTCCCCAGGAAGATAACCAATATCTTTTCCCATCGGAACGACAGGACGGGCGATCAATAATTTTTTGTACTTGTGATCATCCTCCACCTTAAGCAAACCTGCAGCAAGCGCCAGCAAAGTTTTCCCTGTTCCCGCCTTTCCTGTAATCGTAACAAGGGGAATATCATCATTCAGCAGCAGCTCCAGGGCCATTCGCTGTTGCGCATTACGTGCGCCAATGCCCCACACATTATCATTGCTCAGGAAAAGCGGCTCCAGTTTCGTCCCCTCTGTATTCACTTTGAGCAAAGCCGATTTATTAGTTCCCATCTCATCCTTGAGAATTACAAATTCATTCGGGTAAAGTGAATAAGACAACTGTAATGGTTTGATTGGCAGAAAACGATATGTGTAAAACTCATCAATAACCGAAGGGTGGACTTTCAGGGCCGTATAGCCCGGGTACAACTCACTCAGTCCTGCGGTCCGATCTGATAAGTAATCCTGCGTAAACAGCCCAAGTACATCCGCTTTGATACGAACAAGTACATCCTTGCTGACCAGTACAACCTGACGTTCAACGATCTCTTTTTCATTTTCCTCAATTTGATAATTTAAGGCCACGGCCAAAATTCGATTATCATTCGATACCTCACCAAACATTTCCTGAACTTTCACAAAGCTGCGATGATTCAGTTCCACTTTCAGATTGCCTCCATTAGCCAAAGGTACACCACTGTGCAAATGTCCTAATTCACGCAATCCATCAAGAAGTCTCGATACATTACGGGCATTCCGGCCAATTTCATCGGCATTCCTTTTTTTGGAGTCGATCTCCTCCAGTACAACCGCGGGAATGATTACCTCATGTTCTTCAAAGGCAAATATGGCATTGGGGTCATGCAGAAGCACGTTGGTATCCAATACAAAAATCTTTTTCATTCAATCCCCTCCAAAGCGGCGTCGTTAAAGGCATGGGCTAGAACGTGAACTCAGGAATGCCAGATTATACAATTGTATCACCATGCATGGGCAGTCCTTTTTTCTTTCCCGAGTTCGTTTTTGATCGTGTGATCTTCAGCAGCGGCATGGACAATCATGCTCCCATACATAAATGTATTCGACTAGGACAAAATAATTGTCAACCATTCTGAAAAACTCCAAGAAAGGATGAACATTTATGAAAATATGGGTGTGCACGCTGCTTATGATCTTTATACTTACAGGCTGCAACACAACTCGTAACGCTTCGCCGAATCAGGGGACACATGCGAAAGGATACGGAGGAAATGTAACAACTCGGCAAGATCAACGGAAAGGATCTCACATGCTCAATACACAGGCAGATCGGATGCACCCTTCTGCTGTGGACCACCTGACCGAAAATACAGGTGAGGTTCATGAGAAAAACGTCATGGACAACACCCAGGCTGGGCGGATGCCAAACGAAAAAAGGGTCACCCACCTCAAAACACTTGCCAAGCAAGTGGAAGGTGTCAAAGATGCCAACTGTGTCATCCTTGGCAATACAGCCGTCGTTGGCATTGATGTGGATGGTGAACTGGAACGTGCACAAGTCGGTACGATCAAATATGCTGTAGCCGAAGCCCTTCGCAAAGATCCGGAAGGTTTGGATTCCATTGTAACCGCAGATGCCGATGTTACCGAACGTATTAAGGAAGTTGGTGAACATATTCGTCAAGGACACCCGATATCCGGCTTTGCTTCAGAGCTCGCCGACATGGTGGGACGAATTATCCCTCAACTGCCGAAAGATGTCAAAGTCCGTCAAAATCCAGATGAACATAAGCAACAAATGCAGCAGCTGCATTCATCTGACAAAAGACAACAAAAAGCCCAGTGATCTCTCACTAGGCTTTTTTCATGGCAGTAAACACCTGCTCATCTAATTTCTCAGCAGCACGCTGATCATATATTTTGACATATTGCGGCACAGAGGACAGTTGGGCTCCATAAAAAAGGGCATTCCTTACCGCCTCAATGGAAATGTCGAAGCAGCACATGTTAAAGGGAACATCCTGTAACGGATTTTGTCGTACCGAAGCACGTCCGTTTACAGCATACACCATTTCTTCTCCAAATATGGTGACGGTAATAGCCGGATTCTCAATCATATTGTTCACGAGACGTGAACGATGATCAATCGCCACACGAAGGGTGGAAGCATTCTCCGCATAGATCCAGGAGATTGCCGTTGATGTCGGACCTCCAGATTCAATGTCCACGGTGCTCAGGAGCACAAATGTTTCGTTCTTGAATTGCTGTAGAAGAGATTCAGTCAATTGTGTGACGGCTTCGGACATCCAACCAGCCCCCTAATCTTCTTTATGCAATTCTTGATGCGTTATTGATGTTATTATAACATACCACCAATCTTGCTTCCAATCCCAAAAGAAAAACGATATTACTCCGCTGATGGAGAAGTTGTTACTTTACCTGATAGGGTATCCTGCAACGCCTGCTTGGCGTTAGCCAATTCCGTTTCGTTGATATATACATATGGACTTCTCCACTCTCCGGTTACTGGTGTGTAATGTACATCCGATTTGGAAATATTCCAGTAAGTAGCAATAAAGTTTTTCATCTGCTCCGATTCAACGTCTGTCGTCATATTTTTATCAACCGCGCCAATCACTTTGCTAATCTTCGTAACACCGCCCAGTGATTTCAACTGATCCAGCATGGAATTCAGCACTTGGTTCTGACGTTTGTTGCGGTCAAAGTCATTGGACTCGGCTGTTTTCGGATTACAGTTCGATTTACGGTAACGAACGAAATCGAGTGCTTCTTTGCCATCCAGATGCTGCGCTCCGGTCACCAGATTAATATCCGTGCCATCGGCTGTATCTTTGTAACACATGTTTTTGTCCACGGTCACATCCACGCCACCTACGGCATTGACAGCATCACGAAATGCCTGGAAATTCAGAACGGTGGTATAGTTGATATCCACATCCAGATATTTACCCATCATTTCTTTCATTTGATCTTCTGCATTCTTGCCAGAGGTTTTTTCCTGCGCTTTAAATTTTGGATAATAAGAGTTCAATTTATTCGCCTTGTACCCATCCAGCTGAATACGTGTATCCCGAGGTAATGATACTATAGTTGCCGACTTGGTTTCCGGATTCAGTGCAGCTACCATGACCACATCGGAGAGATACGTGCCTGTTTCAGGACGGTTATCTGTACCTAGCAACAACATCGTAATGGGTTTGGTTTTGGCTGACATACCAGGTGGTACCGGCTTGTCGATGCCTGTATCAGCTACCTGATTATATACCCAATAGATATATCCCCCGCCTACCAAAATAGCAATAGCCAATAAACTTAAAACCAGTCTGCCAAAGGTTCGCATCCGTTTCTTCTTCTTTGGTTGCTTACCCTTTCCATTCTTCGATCCAGAAGCACCGGATGAAGCAGGTGCCTGTCTCCGTGGAGGCAGTCCATTCGAATTTGAGTTCATATCTTCAACACCTTTATCACATCTGTTTTGGCCTATATATAAGACAACCGCTTTCCCTAAGGAAAACGGATGGTCTATACAAGGACAGAGTTTATGAGTTTCGAGCGGCAGCTTCTGCCTTTTTCTTTTGACGACCTTCAATGAAATAGCGCACTCGCACTAACAGCATCAAACCGACAGCGACCAACAAACATTGAATGATGGGCAGTTTGTCGATCTGAAAAATAAGAAGCATGAATGTGCCCATCGCCATCAATACATAGAGAACGATTTCCTTACCAAGCGGCAATTTCTGACGTACCCGAAACACCTTGTTATATACGTAAGTAATCAATACAAAGATGACGATGTAGGCTACGATCGGGTTTGATGCGAACCATGCTTGCATGCACAGCCAACTCCTTTCGTGTTCATGCTAGATATAAGTTAATTGGTTGATGGAGCACACCAACAACATTAATTACAAAGCTCTGCATGTGACCGTTTCGGATTCGGATCGTTCTTTTGGTCGCTGTTATCCCCAGATTTTTTTGATCCATTTCTTAATGGTAAAATCCGGGGATAAAGGCGAACGCTTCGCTCCTACAGAATCGATTCCGTATCCTCCACTACTTTAGTGGGTTGTAATCAACGCCGATGGTGCATATGTGTTCCATCAAACGTTAACTTATATATTTTATTTTGTTGTAATTAGGCTTTAGAAGCCATTTTACGTTGTTTCTCTGCACGTTCACGCTCGGATTTGTTCAGGATCTTCTTACGAAGACGAATAGATTTCGGTGTAATCTCACAATATTCATCTTCATTCAGATATTCAAGCGCCTGTTCCAACGAGAAGATAATCGGAGTTTTAATTTTAACCGTGTCATCTTTACCGGAAGAACGAACGTTAGTCAGTTGTTTTTCTTTGCAGATGTTGACAACGATATCATTGTCTCGTGTATGCTCACCAACGATCATACCTTCGTAAATTTCTGTTCCAGGCTCCAGGAAGAGCGTACCACGATCCTCAACGCCCATCATTCCATAGAACGTAGATGTACCCGTTTCAGTTGAGATCAGTACACCTTGGTGACGTCCACCCACTTGACCGGATACTACTGGAGCGTAGCTGTCAAATGCATGGTTCATTACGCCATAACCACGAGTCAATGTCAGGAAGTTGGTGCTGTATCCAATCAGACCACGTGCAGGAATCAGGAACTCCAGACGTACTTGACCGCTACCTGTGTTGATCATGTTAACCATCTCTGCTTTACGTGCGCCCAGGCTCTCCATTACGGAACCCATGCTCTCTTCAGGGATATCAATCAACAAGCGCTCAACAGGTTCCATTTTCTTACCGTCAACTTCTTTGATGATAACTTCTGGTTTGGATACTTGAAGCTCATATCCTTCACGACGCATATTTTCAATCAGGATACCCAAGTGAAGCTCACCACGTCCGGAAACGATAAATGCATCCGGGCTTTCCGTTTCGTCAACACGAAGGGAAACGTCTGTTTCCAGCTCTTTGAACAAACGCTCACGAAGTTTACGGGAAGTTACCCATTTACCTTCACGGCCTGCGAATGGACTGTTGTTCACGAGGAACGTCATTTGCAATGTAGGCTCATCAATTTTCAGAACTGGCAAAGCTTCAGGTTGGTTAGGGTCAGCGATGGTTTCACCAATGTTGATGTCCTTGATCCCTGCAATGGCAACGATATCGCCTGCTCCTGCTTCTTCTGTCTCAACACGTTTGAGACCTTGGAAACCAAACAGTTTCTCGATACGAGCGGTTTTGCTTTTGCCATCTCGCATAATAACCGTAACGGATTGTCCTTGACGGATTACACCGCGGTTTACACGACCGATCGCAATACGGCCAAGGTATTCATTGTAGTCCATCAAAGTAACGAGGAATTGAAGTGGTTCTTCAACATTCTCAGTAGGGTGTGGGATGTGGCTGACGATGGTATTGTAGATCGCCATCATGTTGTCATCTTGTTTCGCAGGGTCATCTTCCATGCTGGATGTTCCGTTCAATGCGGAAGCGTACACAACAGGGAATTCAAGTTGTTGATCGTTGGCGCCCAGTTCAATGAACAGGTCCAATACTTCATCAATAACCTCAGACGGACGAGCCGCTGGACGATCAATTTTGTTTACGACAACGATTGGTGTCAGGTTGTGCTCCAATGCTTTACGCAATACGAATTTCGTTTGCGGCATGCAGCCCTCGTAAGCATCAACAACGAGCAATACACCGTCAACCATTTTCATGATACGTTCCACTTCACCACCAAAGTCGGCGTGTCCTGGTGTATCCACGATATTGATCAGGTAATCTTTATAGGTAATAGCTGTGTTTTTGGCCAGAATCGTAATACCGCGTTCACGCTCCAAATCGTTGGAGTCCATTGCGCGCTCCTGTACCGTTTCGTGATCACGGAAAGTACCGGATTGCTGGAGCAACTTGTCGACGAGTGTTGTTTTCCCGTGGTCGACGTGGGCAATAATCGCAATATTGCGAATGTGTTCTCTTGAATGCATGGTTTGTATCCATATCCTTTCCAATTTCAATTCTTATCTACTAAACTTCCCGCAATTTCGCAGGTTACTCACCCAAAATAAGCGTCGGTGATATCCCGACGCATGTCTATATCCCTTATATTATAGTTGATCATAGGTAAAAATCAAGATATTTCGCTTGAAAGACCATTGGGAATGTTACCAGCCTCTCCCTCGACGTCCACGACCAAGCAACAACCACATCCCGCCTACAATCAAAAGTACTGCCAGTACGTAGATAATACCCGTGTGAAGCAGTGTAAATCCGAATAAAATTATTGAAAGGATTCCCACGCCCGCTGCAACCGGAAGTACCCATTCAGGTCTTCGGTGATCGACCATTGCATATTCAAGCAAACCAATTGCAATTCCCAGCAAAAATGCAGGCCATAGATTACTCATCAATCCACCGCCCCATGTATTCGTGATTCCGAACAACAGACCATAGACCGTTAACGTGCCTGCTGGAACGAGTGACCATGATGGCGTAAGCCTTGCATAGTATAATGCATGAAGAGCAATACCAGGCAACAATATGAGCAAAGGCCAGAAGTGCCGTCCAATGAAGCCAAACACACCAAGTTTGCCAAGTAAAATAATTAAACCCGCAACTACAATGAAAATCCCAATTGCTTTTTCGTTTCTCATCCTCATCTACAATCACCTCTTATACATTTGGCTATGTACCCCGAAATCTAAACTGAAAGCATTCGATGATGACTGACTGTTTCCAGCCTGCTTCTAGTGTAGCCGATGTGTATGCAAAAAACTACACTTTATGTCGCACTTCGCCTCTCTCCATATCCTTTATTACCCTAAAATGCCTTTGCTATTACTTCTCCAAGGTAGCTCTATTCTTCACAACCGCAGACAACATATGAATACAGCAAAAAACTGCCCTTGAACGGGCAGTTGCCAGCAAAACTTACATTTCACCTGTTTACATCTAACCTACATATTTCGACGAACAAACTTGTGCGCTCCCCCAACCGCGATCACAAGACAGGCCATAGCGGCAGGTAACAAGGTGTGCGCCTCAGCAGCCATGCCGCCAAGCCACTGTCCCAGCTTCGGATCATTCATCACCATCTCACCTGCTGTGAAGGCCAGAATACCCGAACCTGCGAACACCAGAATCGGGAATCGTTTCAACAAACCGACAATTAACCCGCTGCCCCATACCACAATCGGAATACTTATGGCGATACCAATCACCGTCAATGCGAGATCCCCATCCGCTAGAGCAGCAATTGCGAGAACGTTATCCAGACTCATGACAAAGTCAGCAATCAAAATCGTTTGAATGGCTTTCCAGGTCGTAGAAGCTTCCCGAATATGTACTTCATCTTCATTTTGAAGCAGAAGCTTAACGGCAATCCAGAGCAGCAGCAGCCCGCCTGCCGCCTGGATAAAAGGAATACCCAACAACAAAACGGCTGCAAAGGTTAATACACAACGCAAGACAACCGCGCCAAATGCCCCCCACCACACCGCTTTCTTGCGCTGTCGTGCTGGTAAATCCTTGCTTGCTAGTGCGATGACAACCGCATTATCTCCACTTAGAACCAGATTGATCATTAAGATTTCGGTCAACAGCCATAGCGTATCCATGCTTCTCATCCCCCCACTCTAACTTGTATGTCAAAGTTGTCCATGCTATTCTTAAACGTTGAACAAGCTTTCTAAGGTTTGGATAAATAGAAGGAGTGACATCGTATGGAGCTGTTTAGCCCCGCTTTTTGGCTGGCGTTGTTGAACGTTGTATTTATTGATCTAATTCTGGCTGGCGATAATGCCATCGTGATTGGTCTCGCAGCTCGAAATTTGCACCCCTCTGTGCAGAAAAGGGCCATTCTCTACGGAACAGGCGGCGCACTATTGATACGTATTGTGGCCACCGTAATTGTGTTATGGCTGCTGAAAGTGCCTTGGTTGCTTCTTGTGGGGGGATTACTTCTGATCTGGATCGCTTACAAGCTATTGGCAGATCAAGGAGAGGAACATTCGGACATCAAGGCAGGCAGCTCTCTCTGGGTAGCCGTGCGAACAATTGTAATCGCAGATGCAGCCATGGGTCTAGATAATGTTATTGCCGTTGCTGGAGCTGCACAGCAGCATTTGGTACTTGTCATACTTGGACTCCTGATCAGTGTGCCAATTATTGTTTGGGGCAGCACGTTGTTTATCAAATTAATCAACCGTTTCCCTTGGATCATTTACCTTGGCGCCATCGTTCTGGGTTATACGGCTTCCAACATGATTACAGAGGAGCACCGTCTCGTGCCTTTCTTTACCGAACATCCGGCATTGCGGATCTTGTTTATTGTTCTGGTTACGGCTGGTGTTGTGTTTGCCGGATATCGCAAACGCGCAAATAGCAATAAGCCAGGCGGGGAGCGTCAACACTCCTATTCATAAAAGTTAAAAGTCTGCCACTTTAACCATAGGACATATACAAAAGGACTGACCGATAGGAATTCGGCCAGTCCTTTTGTATAAGGGGTAACATAGTCGTTATTATGTCATTCGGTCCTGAAGATGAATGATCAGAACCATTCTTCCTTCATTTCGTTATCCTGATCCTGCTGATTAGTCAGCATAGCGGTTTCACCTGCATGCAAGGTAATCGTTTCTGTTTGCTCCACCGCCTGATCCACCCATTCAGGCAGCTGGCTCATGGTCGCTTCGATTTTATCCACAATGCGCAGATTCGGATTCGTTGTTGGGGATTTCGGTACAAATAGAGTGCAGCAATCCTCATATGGCAGAATCGATATATCATACGTTCCGATCTGTTTAGATAACGTTATAATTTCCTGTTTGTCCATCATGACAAGCGGTCGCAGTAGCGGCAGATCCGTCGCACGTCCAATGACATTCATGCTCGGCAGCGTTTGGCTTGCCACCTGACCTAGGCTATCTCCCGTAATCAGTGCAAGTGCACGCTCGCGTTCAGCCAGCTTGGTCGCGATCCGTAACATCGAGCGCCGCATCAATGTAATGATCAGATTATCCTGTCCCAGTTGGGTAAATGCCGTTTGAATTTCCGT from Paenibacillus sp. JNUCC-31 includes:
- a CDS encoding PhoH family protein, whose protein sequence is MKKIFVLDTNVLLHDPNAIFAFEEHEVIIPAVVLEEIDSKKRNADEIGRNARNVSRLLDGLRELGHLHSGVPLANGGNLKVELNHRSFVKVQEMFGEVSNDNRILAVALNYQIEENEKEIVERQVVLVSKDVLVRIKADVLGLFTQDYLSDRTAGLSELYPGYTALKVHPSVIDEFYTYRFLPIKPLQLSYSLYPNEFVILKDEMGTNKSALLKVNTEGTKLEPLFLSNDNVWGIGARNAQQRMALELLLNDDIPLVTITGKAGTGKTLLALAAGLLKVEDDHKYKKLLIARPVVPMGKDIGYLPGEKEEKLRPWMQPIYDNLEFLFDTKKAGDIDKILMGLGSIQVEALTYIRGRSIPGQFIIIDEAQNLSRHEVKTIVSRVGEGSKIILMGDPEQIDHPYLDSASNGLTYIVERFKQEGISGHIMLEKGERSKLAQLAADLL
- a CDS encoding YhcN/YlaJ family sporulation lipoprotein → MKIWVCTLLMIFILTGCNTTRNASPNQGTHAKGYGGNVTTRQDQRKGSHMLNTQADRMHPSAVDHLTENTGEVHEKNVMDNTQAGRMPNEKRVTHLKTLAKQVEGVKDANCVILGNTAVVGIDVDGELERAQVGTIKYAVAEALRKDPEGLDSIVTADADVTERIKEVGEHIRQGHPISGFASELADMVGRIIPQLPKDVKVRQNPDEHKQQMQQLHSSDKRQQKAQ
- a CDS encoding pyridoxamine 5'-phosphate oxidase family protein, whose translation is MSEAVTQLTESLLQQFKNETFVLLSTVDIESGGPTSTAISWIYAENASTLRVAIDHRSRLVNNMIENPAITVTIFGEEMVYAVNGRASVRQNPLQDVPFNMCCFDISIEAVRNALFYGAQLSSVPQYVKIYDQRAAEKLDEQVFTAMKKA
- a CDS encoding LCP family protein yields the protein MNSNSNGLPPRRQAPASSGASGSKNGKGKQPKKKKRMRTFGRLVLSLLAIAILVGGGYIYWVYNQVADTGIDKPVPPGMSAKTKPITMLLLGTDNRPETGTYLSDVVMVAALNPETKSATIVSLPRDTRIQLDGYKANKLNSYYPKFKAQEKTSGKNAEDQMKEMMGKYLDVDINYTTVLNFQAFRDAVNAVGGVDVTVDKNMCYKDTADGTDINLVTGAQHLDGKEALDFVRYRKSNCNPKTAESNDFDRNKRQNQVLNSMLDQLKSLGGVTKISKVIGAVDKNMTTDVESEQMKNFIATYWNISKSDVHYTPVTGEWRSPYVYINETELANAKQALQDTLSGKVTTSPSAE
- a CDS encoding YlaH-like family protein yields the protein MQAWFASNPIVAYIVIFVLITYVYNKVFRVRQKLPLGKEIVLYVLMAMGTFMLLIFQIDKLPIIQCLLVAVGLMLLVRVRYFIEGRQKKKAEAAARNS
- the typA gene encoding translational GTPase TypA, with the protein product MHSREHIRNIAIIAHVDHGKTTLVDKLLQQSGTFRDHETVQERAMDSNDLERERGITILAKNTAITYKDYLINIVDTPGHADFGGEVERIMKMVDGVLLVVDAYEGCMPQTKFVLRKALEHNLTPIVVVNKIDRPAARPSEVIDEVLDLFIELGANDQQLEFPVVYASALNGTSSMEDDPAKQDDNMMAIYNTIVSHIPHPTENVEEPLQFLVTLMDYNEYLGRIAIGRVNRGVIRQGQSVTVIMRDGKSKTARIEKLFGFQGLKRVETEEAGAGDIVAIAGIKDINIGETIADPNQPEALPVLKIDEPTLQMTFLVNNSPFAGREGKWVTSRKLRERLFKELETDVSLRVDETESPDAFIVSGRGELHLGILIENMRREGYELQVSKPEVIIKEVDGKKMEPVERLLIDIPEESMGSVMESLGARKAEMVNMINTGSGQVRLEFLIPARGLIGYSTNFLTLTRGYGVMNHAFDSYAPVVSGQVGGRHQGVLISTETGTSTFYGMMGVEDRGTLFLEPGTEIYEGMIVGEHTRDNDIVVNICKEKQLTNVRSSGKDDTVKIKTPIIFSLEQALEYLNEDEYCEITPKSIRLRKKILNKSERERAEKQRKMASKA
- a CDS encoding TerC family protein, whose protein sequence is MDTLWLLTEILMINLVLSGDNAVVIALASKDLPARQRKKAVWWGAFGAVVLRCVLTFAAVLLLGIPFIQAAGGLLLLWIAVKLLLQNEDEVHIREASTTWKAIQTILIADFVMSLDNVLAIAALADGDLALTVIGIAISIPIVVWGSGLIVGLLKRFPILVFAGSGILAFTAGEMVMNDPKLGQWLGGMAAEAHTLLPAAMACLVIAVGGAHKFVRRNM
- a CDS encoding TerC family protein, which translates into the protein MELFSPAFWLALLNVVFIDLILAGDNAIVIGLAARNLHPSVQKRAILYGTGGALLIRIVATVIVLWLLKVPWLLLVGGLLLIWIAYKLLADQGEEHSDIKAGSSLWVAVRTIVIADAAMGLDNVIAVAGAAQQHLVLVILGLLISVPIIVWGSTLFIKLINRFPWIIYLGAIVLGYTASNMITEEHRLVPFFTEHPALRILFIVLVTAGVVFAGYRKRANSNKPGGERQHSYS